ACATGGAACCTTCTCTCACCGAGCTTTCTGTCTTGCCAGCTGGGATAGAGGAGATGGAATAACATTGCTTTGGAAAGACTTTTCTTCTTGCTGAATAAGAGTAAACACAGATACTGCTAGAGTCGGGGTTTACTTAAGCCAAGGAAGCAGTAATGGCACAGAGTCGCGGCAGTGCTCTTTACCCTGGTTGAGGCGGCCTCAGACCGTGTGCCCTCACAGAAGCGGGAAGCGCTGTGCCTGGCCCGTCGCTGACTTCTCCTTTCCCCCTGGGTTGCAGGTCCCGCCTGCCCTTCAGTCTGATGCCCGTCCAGCCCTCCGACCCCCTGGAATGGAATGAGTCTATGCACTCCCTCCGGATCAGCGTGGGGGGCCTTCCCGTGCTGGCGTCCATGACCAAGGCCGCAGACCCCCGCTTCCGCCCCCGCTGGAAGGTGATCCTGCCATCCTTCCTGGGTGCCGCCGTCCTCTGGCTGCTCTACGCCCACCGCCCTCCTCCTGGCCGGCCCCCCGTGCCCAATGCCCACAACTGGAGGCTCGGCCAGGCATCCGCTGACCGGTACAACGACACCTACCCCCTATCAGCCCCCCAGAGGACACCAGGCGGGACTCGGTACAGAATCGCTGTCATTGCCGACCTGGACACGGAGTCAAGGGCCCAAGAGGAAAACACCTGGGTCAGTTACCTGAAGAAGGGCTATCTGACCCTGTCAGACAGTGGGGACAGGGTGGCCGTGGAGTGGGACCAAGGCCGCGAGGTCCTGGAGTCCCACCTGGCGGAAAAGGGGCGGGGCATGGAGCTGTCGGATCTGATTGTCTTCAATGGGAAGCTCTACTCCGTGGATGACCGGACAGGCGTTGTCTACCAGATCGAAGGCTCCAAGGCCGTGCCCTGGGTGATCCTGTCCGACGGCGACGGAACCGTGGGGAAAGGTCAGTCGGGCCATCTGTCCCCTGGGCTCGTTGCAGTGCTAGAGGACAGGT
Above is a genomic segment from Phocoena sinus isolate mPhoSin1 chromosome 20, mPhoSin1.pri, whole genome shotgun sequence containing:
- the CANT1 gene encoding soluble calcium-activated nucleotidase 1; protein product: MPVQPSDPLEWNESMHSLRISVGGLPVLASMTKAADPRFRPRWKVILPSFLGAAVLWLLYAHRPPPGRPPVPNAHNWRLGQASADRYNDTYPLSAPQRTPGGTRYRIAVIADLDTESRAQEENTWVSYLKKGYLTLSDSGDRVAVEWDQGREVLESHLAEKGRGMELSDLIVFNGKLYSVDDRTGVVYQIEGSKAVPWVILSDGDGTVGKGFKAEWLAVKDEHLYVGGLGKEWTTATGEVLNENPEWVKVVGCRGSVDHENWVSSYNALRAAAGIRPPGYLIHESACWSDTLQRWFFLPRRASHERYSEDDDEHRGTNLLLSAAQDFGDISVSHVGEVVPTHGFSSFKFIPNTDDQIIVALKSEEDSGQIATYIMAFTLDGRFLLPETKIGSVKYEGIEFI